One part of the Anaeromyxobacter sp. Fw109-5 genome encodes these proteins:
- the nusG gene encoding transcription termination/antitermination protein NusG — MAKKWYVVHTYSGFENKVKKSLEERVRQHSLQEQFGEVLIPMEVVQEMVKGEKKTSKRKFFPGYILVNMEMTLDTWHLVKGTPKVTGFVGNAKTPNEVPAVSDVEVQRLTTQISEGSLKPKPKVQFEEGDQVRVIDGPFSNFNGTVEEVKPDKGKLRVLVSIFGRATPVELDFMQVEKT; from the coding sequence ATGGCGAAGAAGTGGTACGTCGTCCACACCTACTCTGGCTTCGAGAACAAGGTGAAGAAGTCGCTGGAGGAGCGCGTCCGCCAGCACAGCCTCCAGGAGCAGTTCGGGGAGGTCCTCATCCCCATGGAGGTGGTCCAGGAGATGGTGAAGGGGGAGAAGAAGACCTCGAAGCGCAAGTTCTTCCCCGGCTACATCCTCGTGAACATGGAGATGACCCTCGACACCTGGCACCTCGTGAAGGGGACGCCGAAGGTCACGGGGTTCGTCGGCAACGCCAAGACGCCGAACGAGGTGCCGGCGGTGTCCGACGTCGAGGTGCAGCGGCTCACGACGCAGATCTCGGAGGGCTCGCTCAAGCCGAAGCCGAAGGTCCAGTTCGAGGAGGGGGATCAGGTCCGCGTGATCGACGGCCCGTTCTCGAACTTCAACGGCACGGTGGAAGAGGTCAAGCCGGACAAGGGCAAGCTTCGCGTGCTGGTCTCGATCTTCGGCCGCGCCACCCCCGTCGAGCTCGACTTCATGCAGGTGGAGAAGACGTAG
- the rplL gene encoding 50S ribosomal protein L7/L12, giving the protein MADLNTIVDQLSGLTVMEAADLVKKLEEKWGVSAAAPVMVAGGAGGAAAAAPVEEKTEFNVVLADAGANKINVIKEVRAITGLGLKEAKDLVEGAPKEVKVGIPKAEADELKKKLEAAGAKVEIK; this is encoded by the coding sequence ATGGCAGATCTCAACACGATCGTGGATCAGCTGTCGGGCCTCACGGTGATGGAGGCCGCCGATCTCGTGAAGAAGCTGGAGGAGAAGTGGGGCGTCTCCGCCGCCGCGCCGGTGATGGTCGCCGGTGGCGCGGGCGGCGCCGCCGCCGCGGCTCCCGTCGAGGAGAAGACGGAGTTCAATGTCGTCCTCGCGGACGCCGGCGCGAACAAGATCAACGTGATCAAGGAGGTCCGCGCGATCACGGGCCTCGGCCTCAAGGAGGCGAAGGACCTCGTCGAGGGCGCCCCCAAGGAGGTCAAGGTGGGCATCCCGAAGGCGGAGGCCGACGAGCTCAAGAAGAAGCTCGAGGCGGCCGGCGCCAAGGTCGAGATCAAGTAG
- the tuf gene encoding elongation factor Tu — MAKEKFERNKPHVNVGTIGHVDHGKTTLTAAITKYCATQGRAQFMAYDQIDKAPEERERGITIATAHVEYSTDKRHYAHVDCPGHADYVKNMITGAAQMDGAILVVSAADGPMPQTREHILLARQVGVPYMVVFLNKVDMVDDKELLDLVELEVRELLSEYEFPGNEIPIVKGSALKALEGDKSELGEPAIQQLLDAVDSYIPTPKRATDKPFLMPVEDVFSISGRGTVATGRVERGIIKVGEEVEVVGLKPTAKTVVTGVEMFRKLLDEGQAGDNIGALLRGLKREEVERGQVLAKPGSITPHTKFKAEVYVLTKEEGGRHTPFFNGYRPQFYFRTTDVTGSVQLPAGVEMVMPGDNIGMEVELITPIAMEKELRFAIREGGRTVGAGVVAEVIQ, encoded by the coding sequence ATGGCCAAGGAGAAGTTCGAGCGCAACAAGCCGCACGTGAACGTCGGGACGATCGGTCACGTCGACCACGGCAAGACCACGCTGACGGCGGCCATCACGAAGTACTGCGCGACGCAGGGTCGGGCGCAGTTCATGGCGTACGACCAGATCGACAAGGCGCCGGAGGAGCGCGAGCGCGGCATCACGATCGCGACGGCGCACGTCGAGTACTCGACGGACAAGCGCCACTACGCGCACGTCGACTGCCCGGGCCACGCGGACTACGTGAAGAACATGATCACGGGCGCGGCGCAGATGGACGGCGCCATCCTGGTGGTCAGCGCGGCGGACGGCCCGATGCCTCAGACGCGGGAGCACATCCTGCTCGCGCGGCAGGTGGGCGTGCCGTACATGGTCGTCTTCCTGAACAAGGTCGACATGGTGGACGACAAGGAGCTGCTCGACCTCGTGGAGCTCGAGGTCCGTGAGCTGCTCAGCGAGTACGAGTTCCCCGGGAACGAGATCCCGATCGTGAAGGGGTCGGCGCTGAAGGCGCTGGAGGGGGACAAGAGCGAGCTGGGCGAGCCGGCGATCCAGCAGCTGCTGGACGCGGTGGACAGCTACATCCCGACGCCGAAGCGCGCGACGGACAAGCCGTTCCTGATGCCGGTCGAGGACGTGTTCTCGATCTCCGGGCGCGGGACGGTGGCGACCGGGCGCGTGGAGCGCGGGATCATCAAGGTCGGCGAGGAGGTCGAGGTGGTCGGCCTCAAGCCCACGGCGAAGACGGTGGTGACGGGCGTGGAGATGTTCCGCAAGCTGCTCGACGAGGGGCAGGCGGGCGACAACATCGGCGCGCTGCTCCGCGGCCTGAAGCGCGAGGAGGTGGAGCGCGGTCAGGTGCTGGCGAAGCCGGGCTCGATCACGCCGCACACCAAGTTCAAGGCGGAGGTCTACGTCCTCACGAAGGAGGAGGGCGGGCGCCACACGCCGTTCTTCAACGGGTACCGGCCCCAGTTCTACTTCCGCACGACGGACGTGACGGGCTCGGTGCAGCTGCCGGCGGGCGTCGAGATGGTGATGCCCGGTGACAACATTGGCATGGAGGTGGAGCTCATCACGCCCATCGCCATGGAGAAGGAGCTTCGGTTCGCGATTCGCGAGGGTGGCCGGACGGTCGGCGCCGGCGTCGTGGCCGAGGTGATCCAGTAA
- the rpoB gene encoding DNA-directed RNA polymerase subunit beta, translating into MATTIQNNFRIRRNFGKINKIAEIPNLIAIQKSSYDKFLQADVPPEKREDTGLQGVFKSVFPIKDFNETSSLEFVSYHLEKPKYDVDECHQRGMTYSAPIKVVVRLVVWDKDEETGAQSIRDVKEQEVYFGEIPLMTENGTFIINGTERVVVSQLHRSPGAFFDHDKGKSHSSGKLLFNARIIPYRGSWIDFEFDHKDILYVRIDRRRKLPATVLLRALGGVPDTAKKTPIEFHGSAEEILKYYYDTETIRIEGKGKFEKDLNPDLLKGQRATRDIRDPKTNEIVVKKNRKFTESAIKKLVAAKMKSLPIEPEEVYTKISAEDVVDEQTGEVLLEVNEEVSEEKLEELRKRGIGEFKVLFIDNLNVLPSLRDTLMQDKISTPEEAIMEIYRRLRPGDPPTPETATNLFVNLFFNAERYDLSKVGRLKLNYKFGIEEPLDNTVVTKRDILEVVRFLIDLKNGTPNKDVDDIDHLGNRRVRAVGELLENQYRIGLVRMERAIKERMSLQEIETLMPHDLINAKPVTAVIKEFFGSSQLSQFMDQTNPLSEVTHKRRLSALGPGGLTRERAGFEVRDVHSTHYGRICPIETPEGPNIGLIASLSTYARVNEYGFVETPYRKVEKGRVTDEVSFYSALEEEKHIIAQANAPVDKKGVFTGNIVSCRKEGEYINARPDEVDLMDVSPNQLVSVAASLVPFLENDDANRALMGSNMQRQAVPLLRTRAPLVGTGIEGIVARDSGVCVVAKRDGVIQSVDAARIVVKADVPTSATDVANEVDIYNLIKYQRSNQNTCINQKPIVKPGERVKKGDVIADGPATEMGELALGQNVVVAFMPWQGYNFEDSILLSERFLKDDVFTSVHIEEFECVARDTKLGKEEITRDIPNVGEEALKDLDESGIIRIGAEVKPGDILVGKITPKGETQLSPEEKLLRAIFGEKAGDVRDSSLRVPPGVSGTVINAKVFSRKGVEKDERAKAIEEMEEAKLLKDQNDEIRIIQDSAFQKIRRLLLGKEVSGRLVDDKGNQLLKRGDVLDDALLDTVPQRYWGEIAVEGDVQDLVRKIVENFEEQKELVKLLFGEKIGRLKKGDELPPGVIKMVKVYVAIKRKLAVGDKMAGRHGNKGVVSRVLPEEDLPYLEDGRPVDIVLNPLGVPSRMNVGQILETHLGWAAKNVGWRLQEMIEKNFGPDQLRKKLKKAFEGVEGSDRLGQLIDELPAQELPKLATKLKEGMHVATPVFDGAHEDEMKALLGEGSATMQSILFDGRTGEPFDQDVTVGVMYMLKLHHLVDEKIHARSIGPYSLVTQQPLGGKAQFGGQRLGEMEVWAMEAYGAAYSLQEFLTVKSDDVVGRTRMYEAIVKGENTLESGLPESFNVLIKELQSLALDVELLETPEAKAAREQAEGELGGPLGTPRGAAAEKNTA; encoded by the coding sequence ATGGCGACGACGATCCAGAACAACTTCAGAATCCGGCGAAACTTCGGGAAGATCAACAAGATCGCCGAGATCCCCAACCTCATCGCCATCCAGAAATCTTCCTACGACAAGTTCCTCCAGGCCGACGTCCCGCCCGAGAAGCGCGAGGACACCGGCCTGCAGGGCGTGTTCAAGTCCGTCTTCCCGATCAAGGATTTCAACGAGACGAGCTCGCTCGAGTTCGTCAGCTATCACCTCGAGAAGCCGAAGTACGACGTCGACGAGTGCCACCAGCGCGGCATGACGTACTCCGCGCCGATCAAGGTCGTGGTCCGCCTCGTCGTCTGGGACAAGGACGAGGAGACGGGCGCCCAGTCGATCCGGGACGTCAAGGAGCAGGAGGTCTACTTCGGCGAGATCCCGCTCATGACGGAGAACGGGACCTTCATCATCAACGGGACCGAGCGCGTCGTCGTCAGCCAGCTGCACCGCTCGCCGGGCGCCTTCTTCGATCACGACAAGGGGAAGAGCCACTCCTCCGGCAAGCTCCTCTTCAACGCGCGGATCATCCCGTACCGCGGGTCCTGGATCGACTTCGAGTTCGATCACAAGGACATCCTCTACGTGCGCATCGACCGCCGGCGGAAGCTGCCCGCGACGGTGCTGCTGCGCGCCCTCGGCGGCGTGCCGGACACGGCGAAGAAGACGCCGATCGAGTTCCACGGCTCGGCCGAGGAGATCCTCAAGTACTACTACGACACGGAGACGATCCGGATCGAGGGGAAGGGGAAGTTCGAGAAGGACCTGAACCCCGACCTGCTCAAGGGCCAGCGCGCGACGCGCGACATCCGCGATCCGAAGACGAACGAGATCGTCGTCAAGAAGAACCGGAAGTTCACGGAGAGCGCGATCAAGAAGCTCGTCGCGGCGAAGATGAAGTCGCTGCCCATCGAGCCGGAGGAGGTCTACACCAAGATCTCCGCCGAGGACGTGGTCGACGAGCAGACGGGTGAGGTGCTCCTCGAGGTGAACGAGGAGGTCTCCGAGGAGAAGCTCGAGGAGCTGCGCAAGCGCGGCATCGGCGAGTTCAAGGTCCTCTTCATCGACAACCTGAACGTGCTGCCGTCGCTCCGCGACACGCTCATGCAGGACAAGATCTCCACGCCCGAGGAGGCGATCATGGAGATCTACCGCCGCCTGCGCCCGGGCGACCCGCCGACGCCGGAGACGGCGACGAACCTCTTCGTCAACCTCTTCTTCAACGCCGAGCGCTACGACCTCTCGAAGGTCGGCCGCCTCAAGCTCAACTACAAGTTCGGGATCGAGGAGCCGCTCGACAACACCGTGGTCACGAAGCGCGACATCCTCGAGGTCGTCCGCTTCCTCATCGACCTCAAGAACGGCACGCCGAACAAGGACGTCGACGACATCGACCACCTCGGCAACCGCCGCGTCCGCGCGGTGGGCGAGCTGCTCGAGAACCAGTACCGCATCGGCCTCGTTCGCATGGAGCGCGCGATCAAGGAGCGCATGAGCCTCCAGGAGATCGAGACGCTCATGCCGCACGACCTCATCAACGCGAAGCCGGTCACCGCGGTCATCAAGGAGTTCTTCGGCTCGAGCCAGCTGTCGCAGTTCATGGACCAGACGAACCCGCTCTCCGAGGTGACGCACAAGCGGCGCCTCTCGGCGCTCGGGCCGGGCGGCCTCACCCGCGAGCGCGCGGGCTTCGAGGTGCGCGACGTCCACTCCACGCACTACGGCCGCATCTGCCCCATCGAGACGCCCGAGGGTCCGAACATCGGCCTCATCGCCTCGCTCTCCACCTACGCGCGCGTCAACGAGTACGGCTTCGTCGAGACGCCGTACCGCAAGGTCGAGAAGGGCCGGGTGACGGACGAGGTCTCCTTCTACTCGGCGCTCGAGGAGGAGAAGCACATCATCGCGCAGGCGAACGCGCCCGTGGACAAGAAGGGCGTCTTCACCGGCAACATCGTCTCGTGCCGCAAGGAGGGCGAGTACATCAACGCCCGTCCGGACGAGGTCGATCTCATGGACGTGAGCCCGAACCAGCTCGTGTCCGTGGCCGCCTCGCTCGTGCCGTTCCTCGAGAACGACGACGCGAACCGCGCCCTCATGGGCTCGAACATGCAGCGCCAGGCGGTGCCGCTGCTCCGCACCCGGGCGCCGCTCGTCGGCACCGGCATCGAGGGCATCGTCGCGCGCGACTCCGGCGTGTGCGTCGTCGCCAAGCGCGACGGCGTCATCCAGTCCGTCGACGCGGCCCGCATCGTGGTGAAGGCGGACGTGCCGACCTCCGCGACCGACGTCGCGAACGAGGTCGACATCTACAACCTCATCAAGTACCAGCGGTCGAACCAGAACACCTGCATCAACCAGAAGCCCATCGTGAAGCCGGGCGAGCGGGTGAAGAAGGGCGACGTCATCGCCGACGGGCCCGCGACCGAGATGGGCGAGCTGGCGCTGGGTCAGAACGTGGTCGTCGCGTTCATGCCGTGGCAGGGCTACAACTTCGAGGACTCGATCCTCCTGTCCGAGCGCTTCCTGAAGGACGACGTGTTCACCTCGGTGCACATCGAGGAGTTCGAGTGCGTCGCCCGTGACACCAAGCTCGGCAAGGAAGAGATCACCCGCGACATCCCGAACGTCGGCGAGGAGGCCCTGAAGGACCTCGACGAGTCGGGCATCATCCGCATCGGCGCGGAGGTGAAGCCGGGCGACATCCTCGTCGGCAAGATCACCCCCAAGGGCGAGACGCAGCTCTCGCCGGAGGAGAAGCTCCTCCGCGCGATCTTCGGCGAGAAGGCGGGCGACGTCCGCGACAGCTCGCTGCGCGTGCCGCCGGGCGTCTCGGGCACCGTCATCAACGCGAAGGTCTTCAGCCGCAAGGGCGTCGAGAAGGACGAGCGCGCGAAGGCCATCGAGGAGATGGAGGAGGCGAAGCTCCTCAAGGACCAGAACGACGAGATCCGCATCATCCAGGACTCGGCGTTCCAGAAGATCCGGCGCCTGCTGCTCGGCAAGGAGGTCTCCGGACGCCTCGTCGACGACAAGGGCAACCAGCTCCTCAAGCGCGGCGACGTCCTCGACGACGCGCTCCTCGACACCGTGCCCCAGCGCTACTGGGGCGAGATCGCGGTCGAGGGCGACGTGCAGGACCTCGTCCGCAAGATCGTCGAGAACTTCGAGGAGCAGAAGGAGCTCGTGAAGCTCCTCTTCGGCGAGAAGATCGGCCGCCTGAAGAAGGGCGACGAGCTCCCGCCGGGCGTCATCAAGATGGTGAAGGTGTACGTCGCCATCAAGCGCAAGCTCGCGGTCGGCGACAAGATGGCGGGCCGCCACGGCAACAAGGGCGTCGTCTCCCGCGTGCTGCCGGAGGAGGACCTCCCGTACCTCGAGGACGGCCGGCCGGTGGACATCGTCCTGAACCCGCTCGGCGTCCCCTCCCGCATGAACGTGGGGCAGATCCTCGAGACGCACCTCGGCTGGGCCGCGAAGAACGTGGGCTGGCGGCTCCAGGAGATGATCGAGAAGAACTTCGGGCCGGATCAGCTCCGCAAGAAGCTGAAGAAGGCGTTCGAGGGCGTCGAGGGGAGCGATCGGCTCGGCCAGCTCATCGACGAGCTGCCGGCGCAGGAGCTGCCCAAGCTCGCCACCAAGCTCAAGGAGGGCATGCACGTCGCGACGCCGGTCTTCGACGGCGCGCACGAGGACGAGATGAAGGCGCTCCTCGGCGAGGGCTCCGCGACGATGCAGTCGATCCTCTTCGACGGCCGCACCGGCGAGCCGTTCGACCAGGACGTCACCGTCGGCGTCATGTACATGCTGAAGCTGCACCACCTCGTGGACGAGAAGATCCACGCCCGCTCCATCGGGCCTTACTCGCTCGTCACGCAGCAGCCCCTCGGCGGCAAGGCCCAGTTCGGCGGCCAGCGCCTCGGCGAGATGGAGGTCTGGGCGATGGAGGCCTACGGCGCGGCCTACTCGCTGCAGGAGTTCCTCACGGTGAAGTCCGACGACGTGGTCGGCCGCACCCGCATGTACGAGGCGATCGTCAAGGGCGAGAACACGCTCGAGTCGGGCCTGCCCGAGTCGTTCAACGTGCTCATCAAGGAGCTCCAGAGCCTCGCGCTCGACGTCGAGCTCCTGGAGACGCCGGAGGCGAAGGCGGCGCGCGAGCAGGCCGAGGGCGAGCTCGGCGGACCGCTCGGCACCCCGCGCGGCGCCGCCGCCGAGAAGAACACGGCGTAG
- the rlmB gene encoding 23S rRNA (guanosine(2251)-2'-O)-methyltransferase RlmB, producing the protein MRVVYGLNPVREVLRAGGEGLSELWLAEGGTRGAAFGELERLGRAAGAKVRSAPRAKLDRLAGTDRHQGVVAMVADFRYAEVEDLLAAARASGRPPLVVVLDGVEDPHNLGAIIRSAHALGAHGVVIPKDRAVGVTPAVAKASAGAVERCPVARVTNVSKTLEALKEAGIWSVALAADGDAPLGAVDLTGPIALVLGSEGEGLRPLVRKTCDHSARIPMSGDLDSLSVSASAAVALYEAARQRGR; encoded by the coding sequence ATGCGCGTCGTCTATGGCCTGAACCCCGTCCGCGAGGTGCTGCGCGCGGGCGGCGAGGGCCTCTCGGAGCTCTGGCTCGCTGAGGGGGGCACCCGCGGAGCGGCGTTCGGCGAGCTGGAGCGGCTCGGGCGGGCCGCGGGCGCCAAGGTGCGGAGCGCCCCGCGAGCGAAGCTCGACCGCCTCGCCGGCACGGATCGTCACCAGGGCGTCGTCGCGATGGTCGCGGACTTCCGCTACGCCGAGGTGGAGGATCTCCTCGCCGCGGCCCGCGCGAGCGGGCGGCCGCCGCTCGTCGTGGTCCTGGACGGCGTCGAGGACCCTCACAACCTGGGCGCCATCATCCGCTCCGCGCACGCGCTCGGAGCGCACGGGGTGGTCATCCCGAAGGATCGGGCGGTGGGGGTGACCCCTGCCGTGGCGAAGGCCTCGGCCGGCGCGGTGGAGCGCTGCCCCGTGGCGCGCGTCACGAACGTCTCCAAGACGCTCGAGGCGCTGAAGGAGGCCGGGATCTGGTCGGTGGCGCTGGCCGCGGACGGCGACGCGCCGCTCGGGGCCGTGGACCTCACCGGGCCCATCGCCCTCGTCCTGGGGAGCGAGGGGGAGGGGCTCCGCCCCCTCGTCCGCAAGACGTGCGACCACTCGGCGCGTATCCCCATGAGCGGGGATCTCGACTCGCTCTCGGTCTCAGCCTCGGCTGCGGTGGCGCTGTACGAGGCGGCCCGCCAGCGGGGCCGGTAA
- a CDS encoding RimK family alpha-L-glutamate ligase, with translation MHLTVLSRSNAIYTTRRIVEAARARGHSTRVLDPLDVQMGLGGDAPALYWRRRRFPATDVVVPRVGLSIHQYGLAVVNQLELLGVPTLNGAWGIAASRNKMRSLQLLAASGVRVPRTVMASDPSRLKEMVRVVGGVPVLVKLLAVNEKSGVMICESLQSLEAALEAILGLGQNIVVQQYLRGAKGRDLRVLVVGGEVVAAMRRSPPIGRFARNLRRGARFEPVELPATYARTAVDAARVLRLEVCAVDMLDVKGVPRVFEVNSSPSIREAEVACGVDAAGRIVERAVALAEARGRAASPRRPLRGRAVRAQG, from the coding sequence GTGCACCTCACCGTCCTCTCGCGCTCCAACGCCATCTACACCACGCGCCGCATCGTCGAGGCGGCGCGCGCGCGCGGCCACTCGACCCGCGTCCTCGACCCGCTCGACGTGCAGATGGGGCTCGGCGGGGACGCCCCGGCGCTGTACTGGCGCCGGCGCCGCTTCCCCGCGACGGACGTGGTCGTCCCACGCGTCGGCCTCTCCATCCACCAGTACGGCCTCGCGGTGGTGAACCAGCTCGAGCTCCTCGGCGTCCCCACGCTGAACGGAGCCTGGGGCATCGCCGCGAGCCGCAACAAGATGCGCAGCCTGCAGCTCCTCGCCGCGAGCGGCGTGCGGGTGCCGCGCACCGTCATGGCGAGCGATCCGTCGCGCCTGAAGGAGATGGTGCGGGTCGTCGGAGGCGTGCCGGTCCTCGTGAAGCTCCTCGCGGTCAACGAGAAGAGCGGCGTCATGATCTGCGAGAGCCTCCAGTCGCTCGAGGCCGCCCTGGAGGCCATCCTCGGCCTGGGCCAGAACATCGTCGTCCAGCAGTACCTCCGCGGCGCGAAGGGGCGCGATCTGCGCGTGCTCGTCGTCGGCGGCGAGGTGGTGGCCGCCATGCGCCGCAGCCCGCCCATCGGGAGGTTCGCGCGGAACCTGCGCCGCGGGGCCCGCTTCGAGCCGGTGGAGCTGCCCGCCACCTACGCGCGGACGGCGGTGGACGCCGCGCGCGTGCTGCGGCTCGAGGTCTGCGCGGTGGACATGCTGGACGTGAAGGGCGTGCCCCGGGTGTTCGAGGTGAACAGCTCGCCGTCCATCCGCGAGGCCGAGGTGGCCTGCGGCGTGGACGCCGCGGGCCGCATCGTCGAGCGGGCGGTGGCGCTCGCCGAGGCGCGCGGGCGCGCTGCGTCGCCACGCCGGCCGCTCAGGGGCCGCGCCGTGCGGGCGCAAGGATGA
- the rpmG gene encoding 50S ribosomal protein L33 yields MAGNRSIITLECKTCKERNYTTTKNKKKTQDKLALSKFCPRCRKHVDHKETK; encoded by the coding sequence ATGGCCGGGAATCGCAGCATCATCACGCTCGAGTGCAAGACCTGCAAAGAGCGGAACTACACCACGACGAAGAACAAGAAGAAGACGCAGGACAAGCTCGCGCTCTCCAAGTTCTGCCCGCGCTGCCGCAAGCACGTGGACCACAAGGAGACGAAGTAG
- the rplK gene encoding 50S ribosomal protein L11 produces the protein MKKVTGQIKLQLPAGKANPAPPVGPALGQHGVNIMEFCKQFNAATQAQAKEALIIPVIITVYQDRSFTFQLKTPPAAILLKKAAGLHTEKKKGSGAHKPGKEKVGQVTRKQVEQIAKTKMQDMTAGSLEAAMRTVEGTALSMGIDVVG, from the coding sequence ATGAAGAAGGTCACTGGACAGATCAAGCTGCAGCTCCCCGCCGGAAAGGCGAACCCGGCCCCGCCCGTGGGCCCGGCGCTCGGCCAGCACGGCGTGAACATCATGGAGTTCTGCAAGCAGTTCAACGCGGCGACGCAGGCTCAGGCGAAGGAAGCGCTCATCATCCCGGTCATCATCACGGTGTACCAGGACCGCTCCTTCACCTTCCAGCTGAAGACCCCGCCCGCGGCCATCCTCCTCAAGAAGGCGGCCGGCCTCCACACGGAGAAGAAGAAGGGCTCCGGCGCGCACAAGCCCGGCAAGGAGAAGGTCGGGCAGGTGACGCGCAAGCAGGTGGAGCAGATCGCGAAGACGAAGATGCAGGACATGACGGCGGGGAGCCTCGAGGCCGCGATGCGGACCGTCGAGGGGACCGCGCTGTCCATGGGCATCGACGTCGTCGGCTAG
- the rplJ gene encoding 50S ribosomal protein L10, translating to MNRTEKEQVIGELHEKMAMAKAAILAEPKGLNVATVTELRRKLREAKVEYRIVKNTLAARAAKGTPVESIAEKFVGPTALVMSYDDVVTPAKLLADFMKDRENFTIRTAVIEGRVVDAKGIQSLAKMPGLQELRGQIAAMIAQPATQLARVLGAPGQQLARVLGARREQLEKQS from the coding sequence TTGAACCGGACGGAAAAAGAGCAGGTCATCGGCGAGCTCCACGAGAAGATGGCGATGGCGAAGGCGGCCATCCTCGCGGAGCCCAAGGGGCTGAACGTCGCGACCGTCACCGAGCTTCGACGCAAGCTGCGTGAGGCGAAGGTGGAGTACCGGATCGTGAAGAACACCCTCGCCGCGCGCGCCGCCAAGGGCACGCCGGTGGAGTCGATCGCCGAGAAGTTCGTGGGGCCGACGGCGCTCGTCATGAGCTACGACGACGTCGTCACGCCGGCGAAGCTCCTCGCGGACTTCATGAAGGACCGCGAGAACTTCACCATTCGCACCGCGGTGATCGAGGGGCGAGTGGTCGACGCGAAGGGGATCCAGTCCCTGGCGAAGATGCCGGGGCTCCAGGAGCTCCGCGGCCAGATCGCCGCCATGATCGCGCAGCCCGCGACCCAGCTCGCGCGCGTTCTCGGGGCCCCGGGCCAGCAGCTGGCCCGCGTCCTCGGCGCACGCCGCGAGCAGCTCGAGAAGCAGTCTTAA
- the secE gene encoding preprotein translocase subunit SecE, with protein MENVGGVEQPKRIVVIFYVLAAIAVGVFFERILALVFSYARVNDVAVLGDWTLSTIIGFGLAIVLAVALWRIPKTQEVSLEVALELRRVTWPSLRETRAATVAVIVASTIAAVILGVFDFVWSWLSSKVY; from the coding sequence ATGGAAAACGTGGGCGGGGTCGAGCAGCCGAAGCGGATCGTGGTGATCTTCTACGTGCTCGCCGCGATCGCGGTCGGCGTGTTCTTCGAGCGGATCCTCGCGCTCGTGTTCTCGTACGCCCGCGTGAACGACGTCGCGGTGCTGGGCGACTGGACGCTCTCCACGATCATCGGCTTCGGCCTGGCGATCGTGCTGGCGGTCGCGCTCTGGCGCATCCCGAAGACCCAGGAGGTCTCGCTCGAGGTCGCCCTGGAGCTCCGGCGCGTCACCTGGCCCAGCCTCCGCGAGACGCGGGCGGCCACCGTGGCGGTGATCGTCGCCTCGACCATCGCGGCGGTCATCCTCGGGGTGTTCGACTTCGTCTGGAGCTGGCTGAGCTCGAAGGTCTACTAG
- the rplA gene encoding 50S ribosomal protein L1, translated as MAHVAKKFKAASAKVDRVKRYKLDEAMSLVKQTATKKFDETVDAAINLGVDPKHADQVVRGAVVLPHGMGKAVKIAVFAKGDKAREAQEAGADIVGAEDLAEKVQGGFMDFDKVLATPDMMGVVGRLGKVLGPRGLMPNPKVGTVSADIARAVKEQKAGKVEFRVEKAGIVHVPFGKASFEPEKLKANFSAIMEIIYKAKPQTAKGVYVKNVTLSTTMGPGIKLDLSELAAAHG; from the coding sequence ATGGCTCACGTTGCGAAGAAGTTCAAGGCGGCTTCCGCGAAGGTCGACCGGGTGAAGCGGTACAAGCTCGACGAGGCGATGAGCCTCGTGAAGCAGACCGCGACGAAGAAGTTCGACGAGACGGTGGACGCCGCGATCAACCTCGGCGTCGACCCCAAGCACGCGGATCAGGTGGTCCGCGGCGCCGTCGTGCTGCCGCACGGCATGGGCAAGGCGGTCAAGATCGCGGTGTTCGCGAAGGGCGACAAGGCGCGCGAGGCCCAGGAGGCCGGCGCGGACATCGTCGGCGCCGAGGATCTCGCGGAGAAGGTCCAGGGCGGCTTCATGGACTTCGACAAGGTGCTCGCGACGCCGGACATGATGGGCGTCGTCGGCCGCCTCGGCAAGGTCCTCGGCCCCCGCGGCCTCATGCCGAACCCGAAGGTCGGCACCGTCTCCGCGGACATCGCCCGCGCCGTGAAGGAGCAGAAGGCCGGCAAGGTCGAGTTCCGCGTCGAGAAGGCGGGCATCGTCCACGTCCCGTTCGGCAAGGCCTCCTTCGAGCCGGAGAAGCTGAAGGCGAACTTCTCCGCGATCATGGAGATCATCTACAAGGCGAAGCCGCAGACGGCGAAGGGCGTCTACGTGAAGAACGTCACGCTCTCCACGACGATGGGCCCGGGCATCAAGCTCGATCTCTCCGAGCTCGCCGCGGCCCACGGCTAG